CGCCCGAGATCACGTAGCCGAAGCGCGGCGTGATCCAGTGGCGAAAACTCAGGTCCGCCACGAACGTTCGCTCTTGTGTCGTCGCGGCGACGAACGGATCGTTGACCTCGAACGCGGGCTCGACGCCGTCCTGCACGGAGAGCGTCCACGTCGAGCGGCCTTCGTCGCCGAGCTCGACCGTGCCGAGCAGCGAGGACGCGGACACCTGACCCTGCGTCCACAGCGGCAGATAGCGCAGCGTCGCGTTGCCGTGCGGAAAGTAGAGCGTCGGCCCGACGTTGAGGTAGCGCTGCACCAGGCCGGCGTACGAGACCAGCTCACCGCCGCCGACCGCGAACACGAAATTCGGCAGCACCGTCGGGTCCGCTTCGGCGTAGGCGCCGCGGCGCGGAAAGATCGTTCCGCTCGACGCCTGCAGCTGCGCGTAGACGAACAAGCCATTCGAGAACGTGTGGTAGTCGTCGAGGCTGTACCACGTTCCCGAGGTGGGGAATCCGCTGTCGTGATCGGCCCGCACGACGGTCGCGAAGCCCGGCTTGTCGTTCGGGCCGGCAATCGTGCGGCCCGCGACGGTGAGGAACTGCCACGGTCCGAACACGCTGCCCGGCGAGAAGCCGATTGAGGACGCATCGACCTCGAGCACGGTCGACGGCTCGTCGGAGGCCGGCGGCGCCGACGAGCCCGGCGCGGGGCTGCCGGACGCGCTGGGCGCGGGTGCCACGATCGGCACCGCTCCCGGGGGTTCGTCGGCACGCGCGGGTATGCCCGGCACGGCGGCCGCCAGCGCGGCGGTGAAAAGAAACAAGCGTGGATTCATCGGACGAACGACTGCTCCGGGATGACGGCGTCGAACGTGTGCGGATCGCGGTCGACGACGAGGTATGAGTAGATCCCGTCGCTGCCGACGGTGCGCGTGCCGGCGACGACGACGTGCGGACGCAGCCGCGGAATCGCGAACGCGACGTCGCGCAGCCCCTCGTCGTCGTTCAGATGGACCAGAAAGTCGGGCCCGCGACGCTCGAAGCGCATGCCGACGCGCACCATGCGCGCCAAGAACGCCGACGCGTCGCCCATCGTGACGACCCGAATCCGACCGGCCCGCTGATCGCGCTCGAGGCGATCGAACACGGCGCTCATCGGCGGGACGTACTGCCGCGCTTCCATGTCGTAGCTGTGGCTGTAGACCAAGTAATCGGCGCGATCGCGCTCGGCCTCGTCCGCCACGCCCTCGAGCCAGCGGCGCACCTGGGCGGGTGAGACGTGCCCGCGCCGCATCTCCGCGATCGAGGCAAAGCGGCCCAGCGGTTCGATCGGAAACGCCCACACGGTCGAGCTCACCGACGAGCCGTGGAAGAACGGGAGCTCGGCCGGCATCCCGGTGTCGCCGGTGCCGTAGTAGGCACGAATCCCGAGGCCGGCGAGGATGTCCGTCATCATCGGCTGCGGGTGCGCGCCGTCGGGCGCGGCGTAGTCGACGATCGGGTGGTGCAGTACCGAGCGCAGACAGTCGTCGTTGCGCACGACGAGCTCCCGAATCTGTCCCGGCGAGAGGATGTGATGCTCGATGCCGTATGCGAAGCCGTTGTGGAGCCAGCCGCCGTGCGAGCCGACCGAGCCGTAGCGGGCGATCTCGAGGAGATATTTCTTGCCCGCGCCGCAGGCGTCGAAGCCCATGCCGTCACCGGGTTTGTCGAGGTCGGGGCCGGCGGTGACGTCCCAGTTGAAACGCAAGTCGGGCCGCACGAGATGCGAGCGCACCAGGTTGGGGATGCCCGTCCATTCGTTGTTGGAGTCGATGTGCCAGTTCATGACCAAGCCCCCGATGCCGTCCTGGGCGGCCACGACGTGCGGCACGGCACCCTGGTCGAGCGCGATCGCGTCGAGCAGCGCGCGCTGCAGAAAGCCGTCGCCCTGCGCACGCAGGTACCCGACCGGCGGATCGACGTAGACGGCGCTCCCGCGGCCGACGCGGCGCTCGGTGAGCACCGCGCCCAGCGACGAGGTCGCATCGACGCGGATGCGGGCATCGGTGCGAGTCGCCGAGAGCGGGTAGCGCACCGCGCCGTAGTGATAGGTTGCGAGCCGGCGCTCGCGGTCGAGCTTGCCGAACGGGACGTGCCAGCGGCGGGCAGCACGGTCCGAGGTGAAGCGAATGGCGCCGCGGCCGAAGGCGCGCCCGCGCAAACGCTGGTAGCGCAAGTAGCTCACCCCCAGCACCGGGGCGAACAGCGCAGCGGTGCGATAGCTGCCGTTGGCGCGCCGGGTACCGGCATCGTCGACGACGACCAGCGTCCCGCCGCCGCGTACGTATCGCTCGAGCGTCGGTTCGAGCGCCTCGGGGATGGTGCGAGCGAGCCGATCGGGCAAGATGATGACCGGATACGTTCCGATCCACTGCGGGCGTTCGAGCAGCACGGCGTCGTCGGCCGACATCCAGCGGTGCGGCAGGCCCGCCTCGACCAGTGCGCGCTCCCAAGCCGCCCGGACGGCGGCGTCCGCGTCCGCGTCGTCGGTGATCAGCAGCACGCCGATGGCGTCCGGATGCTCGAGCGAGCGCAGCGTGACGGTGCGCTCGCCGACGAAGAAGAGAAAGATGATCGCCAGGATCCCGAGCGCGAGATGGCGATTGAGCGCGCGCTTAAGCACCGGTCGTGCGTCCACCGCGCTCGGCGAACACCCAACCCCAGACCGTCACCTCGGGACCCAGCACGATGCGGCGCGCCGCGTACACGCTCTTGCGGGCGCCCTCGAGCGCAACCCGCGCCTCGTGGGAAAGGACGATCGACGCTTCGCTGAAGACGTGACCCGTCACCTGAGCGCCGGCCCCGAGATGCACGTTTCCACGCACGGTCACGCTGCCGTCGACGACGGCGCCCGCCCCGACCACCAGGCGGCCGTGACACTTGACGCTCCCGTGCACGCGCGCTCCCGGGCGGATGTGCAGATCGCCGCGTGCCACGATGTCCGCGGCGTGAACGGATTCGGCGTCGACGATCTCCGCGCCCGGCAGATGCGGCGCGGCGGGGATGGCACCGCCGTTCGCCGCCGTGCG
The window above is part of the Candidatus Sulfotelmatobacter sp. genome. Proteins encoded here:
- a CDS encoding YaiO family outer membrane beta-barrel protein yields the protein MNPRLFLFTAALAAAVPGIPARADEPPGAVPIVAPAPSASGSPAPGSSAPPASDEPSTVLEVDASSIGFSPGSVFGPWQFLTVAGRTIAGPNDKPGFATVVRADHDSGFPTSGTWYSLDDYHTFSNGLFVYAQLQASSGTIFPRRGAYAEADPTVLPNFVFAVGGGELVSYAGLVQRYLNVGPTLYFPHGNATLRYLPLWTQGQVSASSLLGTVELGDEGRSTWTLSVQDGVEPAFEVNDPFVAATTQERTFVADLSFRHWITPRFGYVISGELGDQHDRFTGVPVYARRGATVGLFWGFGHAAAAP